One Pullulanibacillus sp. KACC 23026 DNA segment encodes these proteins:
- a CDS encoding DHA2 family efflux MFS transporter permease subunit, with translation MLVGALIAFLNQTLINVALPQMMIRLSISATTADWLTTIFMLVNGIVIPITAFLMNRFTTRQLYLSAIGFFTIGTLICAIAPSFSIILIGRVIQAAGAGILFPLITNVIFTIFPPNRRGFAMGIFGVAMNFAPAVGPTLSGWVVEHHSWRVLFFIILPFAIIDFIVALFLVKNVTETKRPKLDVLGVILSTIGFGGVLYGFSEAGSRGWDDRYVIASLIIGAVSLLLFVWWQFIVSEPILEFRIFRYKMFSLTTIINVVVTMAMFSGMILMPIYMQNVRGFTPLYSGLMLLPGGIVMGIMSPITGRLFDKFGAKWLAVIGLAITAVTTYGLTLLELNTSFTYVITLYTIRMFGMSIVMMPIFTAGLNELALSLNKFGTAMVNTLRNVGGAVGMAFFVSIMTNKGNQHAKDLMIQHHVTPADKVQAALLGRQGMVVGIDDAFLVATGLTVIAFLLAFFIKRTEPKEDTISNRVRTPKKKVALQPRAVEK, from the coding sequence ATGCTTGTGGGGGCTTTAATTGCGTTCTTAAATCAAACGTTAATTAATGTCGCATTACCACAAATGATGATTCGTTTGTCGATCTCAGCGACAACCGCGGATTGGTTGACCACGATTTTTATGTTAGTTAATGGAATTGTTATTCCGATTACCGCCTTTTTGATGAATCGGTTTACAACTCGCCAGTTGTATTTATCAGCGATAGGTTTTTTTACCATTGGAACGTTAATTTGTGCCATCGCGCCTTCGTTTTCCATCATTCTAATAGGTCGCGTGATACAGGCAGCTGGGGCAGGTATTTTATTCCCGCTTATTACAAACGTTATTTTTACCATATTTCCACCGAATCGACGCGGTTTTGCCATGGGGATTTTTGGTGTCGCCATGAACTTTGCGCCAGCCGTGGGACCAACTTTGTCCGGCTGGGTCGTTGAGCATCACTCTTGGCGTGTACTCTTCTTTATCATTTTACCTTTTGCCATTATTGACTTTATTGTGGCTCTGTTCCTAGTTAAAAATGTAACAGAAACCAAACGTCCTAAGCTGGATGTGTTGGGCGTTATTTTATCGACGATCGGCTTTGGCGGTGTCTTGTACGGTTTCTCAGAAGCAGGTTCTCGAGGCTGGGATGACCGCTATGTTATTGCCTCTTTAATTATTGGGGCAGTCAGCTTGCTGCTATTTGTCTGGTGGCAATTCATAGTGAGCGAACCGATCTTGGAATTTCGGATTTTCCGTTACAAAATGTTCTCTTTAACAACTATTATTAACGTCGTTGTGACAATGGCCATGTTCTCAGGCATGATTCTTATGCCAATTTATATGCAAAATGTTCGCGGCTTTACTCCGTTGTATTCAGGCTTAATGCTGTTGCCTGGAGGAATTGTGATGGGGATCATGTCGCCGATTACCGGCCGCTTGTTTGATAAGTTTGGCGCCAAATGGCTAGCTGTAATTGGTTTGGCGATCACCGCCGTCACAACGTATGGACTCACCCTTCTTGAATTGAATACGAGCTTCACTTATGTGATCACGCTTTATACGATTCGTATGTTTGGGATGTCTATTGTGATGATGCCGATCTTCACGGCAGGATTAAATGAGTTGGCGTTGTCACTGAACAAATTTGGGACCGCCATGGTCAATACGTTAAGAAATGTGGGCGGAGCAGTTGGCATGGCCTTTTTCGTTTCCATTATGACGAACAAAGGGAATCAGCATGCAAAAGATTTAATGATCCAACACCATGTTACCCCAGCAGATAAAGTGCAGGCTGCGCTCTTAGGCCGTCAAGGAATGGTCGTAGGAATTGACGATGCCTTTCTTGTCGCAACTGGCTTGACTGTGATCGCATTCTTATTAGCCTTTTTCATTAAAAGAACAGAACCGAAAGAAGATACCATCTCCAATCGTGTCCGTACACCGAAGAAAAAGGTGGCTCTTCAACCGCGGGCTGTTGAAAAATAA
- a CDS encoding enoyl-CoA hydratase/isomerase family protein has translation MSEAVIVEVKEHVAWITLNEPESLNALSNEMASGLTEALEHLRKDNEVRAVVLTGNGKAFSAGGNIKGFPKESSPGWLRGYIHDTIGFLKGLAELEKPVIAAVNGFAVGAGLSIALACDMVLAVPHAQFSLGFHKLGLVPDLGALYHLPRVVGMARAKELAFSNRTLTSQEAKDYGIVLEIVEEDGLLTRAGELAEELAQSATLAIGLAKSILNHSFESSLDAIMKEEAAIQALAFASEDHQEGVKAFLTKSKPVFKGR, from the coding sequence ATGTCAGAAGCAGTGATTGTCGAAGTGAAAGAGCATGTGGCTTGGATCACGCTAAATGAACCAGAATCTTTGAATGCGCTGTCAAATGAGATGGCTAGTGGGCTCACAGAGGCGCTTGAGCATCTTCGGAAGGACAATGAGGTGCGTGCCGTCGTATTGACAGGGAATGGGAAAGCTTTTTCGGCAGGTGGAAACATTAAAGGCTTTCCAAAAGAATCAAGCCCTGGATGGTTACGGGGCTATATCCATGACACGATTGGTTTTCTAAAAGGCTTAGCGGAGCTCGAGAAGCCTGTTATCGCCGCCGTTAATGGGTTTGCGGTCGGCGCAGGTTTGAGCATCGCGTTAGCCTGTGATATGGTTTTAGCAGTCCCTCACGCTCAATTTTCTCTCGGCTTTCATAAGCTTGGCTTAGTACCAGACTTGGGCGCTCTCTATCATTTGCCTAGAGTGGTCGGCATGGCTAGAGCGAAGGAACTCGCCTTCTCTAATCGAACTTTAACCTCGCAAGAAGCAAAGGATTATGGGATTGTTTTGGAAATTGTCGAAGAGGACGGACTTCTGACTCGTGCCGGCGAACTCGCTGAAGAGCTGGCCCAAAGTGCGACACTGGCGATCGGACTTGCTAAGTCAATTTTAAACCATAGCTTTGAGTCCTCCTTAGATGCGATTATGAAAGAGGAAGCAGCCATTCAAGCCTTGGCGTTTGCGTCTGAAGACCATCAGGAAGGCGTCAAAGCGTTTCTAACTAAATCCAAGCCTGTTTTTAAAGGGCGCTAA
- a CDS encoding VOC family protein encodes MKQLAPHLTIENCQAAIEFYQSILGGEIKNEQLADGIEMFKGHEGKLIHAELHFEYGQALYFNDVFGKPPVIGTNIELSVAPESEEEIRTLFQALSKEGEIKMPLDKTFWGALYGKVTDKYGITWELNLQLS; translated from the coding sequence ATGAAGCAACTCGCTCCACATTTGACTATTGAAAACTGTCAAGCAGCGATTGAATTTTATCAATCCATTCTTGGTGGTGAGATTAAAAATGAACAGCTAGCAGACGGCATTGAAATGTTTAAGGGGCATGAAGGCAAGTTAATTCATGCCGAACTTCATTTTGAATATGGACAGGCCCTGTATTTTAATGATGTCTTTGGCAAGCCCCCTGTTATTGGAACAAATATTGAATTGAGTGTGGCCCCTGAAAGTGAAGAAGAGATCCGGACCCTTTTTCAGGCCCTTTCAAAAGAAGGGGAGATCAAGATGCCCCTTGATAAGACCTTTTGGGGAGCCTTGTACGGAAAAGTAACCGACAAATATGGTATAACATGGGAATTGAATTTACAGCTCTCCTAA
- a CDS encoding acyl-CoA dehydrogenase family protein: MNFELSDELVMLKQMVRQFVDKEINPYIKEWDEKGNTDPSIYKRLSELQFMGVCIPEEYGGSGMDYNALTIVCEELERGDTAFRTAVSVHTGLNSLTLLQWGTEEQKKKYLVPQAKGEKLGAYGLTEPNAGSDVKAIQTTAVRDGEAYILNGQKTWISLSDLADHFIVFAFTDKSKGHHGISAFIVERSFPGFSSRPLKGKLGIRAGNTGELFFDNMRVPKENLLGEEGEGFKIAMSALDNGRFTVAAGACGIIMACLEESVAYCHERETFGVEIGRHQLVQQMIANMEAKLQMSRLLVYRAGELKNQGKRSTRETSLAKWQACNFANESANDAVQIHGAYGFSNDYPAERHLRNSKAPVIYEGTREIHTIMQAEYALGYRKDKPLRKTLPAWLPKNN, translated from the coding sequence ATGAATTTTGAGTTAAGTGATGAGTTGGTGATGCTGAAGCAAATGGTCCGGCAATTTGTGGATAAAGAAATTAATCCTTATATCAAAGAATGGGATGAAAAAGGGAATACCGATCCATCCATTTATAAACGTCTTTCTGAGCTCCAGTTCATGGGTGTTTGTATCCCTGAAGAGTATGGAGGAAGCGGAATGGACTACAACGCCCTGACCATAGTGTGTGAAGAATTAGAACGCGGGGATACAGCGTTTCGAACGGCGGTTTCTGTCCATACGGGTTTGAACAGCTTGACCTTGCTCCAATGGGGGACGGAGGAACAAAAGAAGAAGTATCTAGTCCCGCAAGCTAAAGGGGAAAAGCTCGGGGCTTACGGCTTAACAGAGCCTAATGCTGGGTCCGATGTTAAAGCCATTCAAACAACAGCTGTCCGTGATGGAGAGGCCTACATCTTAAATGGACAAAAGACTTGGATCTCCTTGTCAGACCTAGCTGATCATTTTATTGTATTCGCTTTCACGGATAAATCAAAGGGACACCACGGTATTTCTGCTTTTATCGTTGAGAGAAGCTTCCCAGGATTCAGCTCTCGTCCATTAAAGGGAAAGCTCGGAATTCGCGCCGGTAATACAGGTGAATTATTTTTTGATAACATGCGGGTGCCAAAAGAAAACCTCCTAGGAGAAGAAGGAGAAGGCTTTAAAATAGCGATGTCAGCGCTAGATAATGGCCGGTTTACAGTAGCGGCCGGCGCCTGTGGGATTATCATGGCTTGTCTTGAAGAGAGCGTCGCCTATTGCCATGAACGTGAAACATTTGGTGTGGAAATCGGCCGGCATCAGCTCGTTCAGCAAATGATCGCGAATATGGAGGCAAAACTGCAAATGTCCCGCTTATTGGTTTACCGAGCAGGAGAGCTGAAAAATCAAGGCAAGCGAAGCACACGAGAAACGTCACTTGCCAAATGGCAGGCGTGCAATTTCGCGAATGAATCAGCGAATGATGCGGTCCAAATTCATGGCGCTTACGGCTTCTCGAATGACTATCCTGCTGAACGCCATCTCCGCAATTCAAAAGCACCGGTTATCTATGAAGGAACGCGCGAAATCCACACCATCATGCAAGCTGAATATGCACTCGGTTATCGAAAGGATAAGCCACTGCGGAAAACCTTGCCCGCCTGGTTACCAAAGAACAATTAG
- the fni gene encoding type 2 isopentenyl-diphosphate Delta-isomerase → MSSKESIEARKNSHIDVVLTNQVTGENITNGFDRFRFTHQALPEINFSDIHLDTVFLEKTVKTPFLISSMTGGTERAWKINRHLAEAAEVRGWTMGVGSSRIAIEQPDRAYSFKVREVAPSIPLIANLGAVQLNKGYRVNECRRIVESLETDALVLHLNSLQEVIQTNGDTEFKGLFKKIEQLCRELEVPLGVKEVGWGVNGQLAKSLFDIGVAFVDVAGAGGTSWTQVEKIRSQDPIKRKAAEIFTEWGIPTAECLIEAKRANVKGPLIASGGMLNGLDAAKALGLGAQLVGFGRRLLAGADESTEAVLSAFETIEMELKMVMFAVGHQNVESLRKTPHLKQIVRI, encoded by the coding sequence ATGTCGTCCAAAGAATCCATTGAAGCGAGAAAAAATTCTCATATTGACGTTGTATTAACTAATCAAGTCACTGGAGAGAACATTACCAATGGGTTTGATCGGTTCAGATTTACCCATCAAGCTTTACCTGAAATTAATTTTTCGGATATCCATCTTGACACCGTTTTTTTGGAAAAAACGGTGAAAACACCATTCTTAATCAGTTCGATGACCGGAGGAACGGAACGCGCCTGGAAAATTAATCGCCATTTGGCAGAGGCAGCAGAGGTCAGGGGCTGGACTATGGGGGTGGGTTCAAGCCGGATCGCCATTGAACAGCCGGACCGTGCCTATTCGTTTAAAGTTCGGGAGGTTGCGCCATCCATCCCCTTGATTGCGAATTTGGGTGCGGTACAATTAAATAAAGGTTATAGGGTTAACGAATGCCGCCGAATTGTTGAAAGTCTAGAAACTGATGCTTTAGTGCTTCATCTTAACAGTCTTCAGGAGGTCATTCAAACAAACGGTGATACAGAATTTAAAGGCCTTTTTAAAAAAATTGAGCAGTTATGCCGAGAACTTGAAGTGCCGCTTGGTGTTAAAGAAGTGGGCTGGGGTGTAAATGGCCAACTAGCTAAATCCTTATTTGATATTGGAGTCGCTTTTGTTGATGTAGCGGGGGCTGGCGGAACCTCTTGGACACAGGTTGAAAAGATAAGAAGCCAAGACCCAATAAAACGAAAGGCGGCCGAAATTTTTACCGAATGGGGCATTCCAACTGCCGAGTGCTTAATTGAGGCCAAGAGAGCAAATGTGAAAGGGCCCCTTATCGCGAGCGGTGGCATGCTGAACGGTCTCGATGCAGCAAAAGCGCTTGGGTTAGGCGCACAGCTTGTCGGTTTCGGGCGCCGATTATTGGCGGGAGCAGATGAATCGACGGAGGCAGTTCTTAGTGCTTTTGAAACGATTGAAATGGAACTGAAAATGGTCATGTTTGCTGTTGGCCACCAGAATGTGGAGAGCTTGCGCAAAACGCCACACTTAAAACAGATAGTTCGTATTTGA
- a CDS encoding peroxiredoxin family protein gives MKEKGLRLGSQLPQFVLEGADGLVYRSEDWKGKPALLIFHRGTWCHSCRNHLEQIGQNMETFRQLGLAVYSILGQKKDPVIKFLEKNPLPFPVLIDESRDVIKAFDVYHPIGYDAFNIARPSIFLVSPEQTILYSYVGRHQADLLKNDKLTATVHELLSKVLVE, from the coding sequence GTGAAAGAGAAAGGTCTTCGGCTAGGAAGCCAACTTCCACAGTTTGTACTTGAAGGGGCAGATGGCTTGGTCTATCGATCAGAGGATTGGAAAGGAAAGCCTGCTCTACTAATTTTTCATAGGGGAACTTGGTGTCATAGCTGTCGTAATCACCTTGAGCAAATTGGTCAAAATATGGAAACGTTTCGGCAATTGGGTTTAGCGGTTTACTCGATTCTGGGTCAGAAGAAGGATCCGGTGATTAAGTTTTTAGAGAAGAATCCTCTGCCCTTTCCGGTTTTAATTGACGAGTCACGGGATGTCATTAAGGCTTTTGATGTCTATCATCCAATTGGATACGATGCATTTAACATCGCAAGGCCTAGCATTTTCTTAGTGTCACCTGAACAAACGATCCTTTATAGCTATGTGGGAAGGCACCAAGCAGACCTCCTAAAAAATGACAAATTGACGGCTACGGTCCATGAACTTTTGAGCAAGGTTCTAGTTGAATGA
- a CDS encoding HD domain-containing protein, producing the protein MYFEPYIEIAEQLSSADPAHDVLHVKRVFKNGQAILEKELEADEEVVLTAILLHELINLPKDHPFSSRSGDLCAELAGELLETHQFPIEKREAVLTCIRHHSFSKGIVPKTIEEKIVQDADRLDAMGAIGIARCFATSAAMKRPFYQEKDPFSKDRGLDGKGYAVDHFYQKLLRLGDAMHTEAAKGMAQSRLEFMNHYLDQLDNELG; encoded by the coding sequence GTGTATTTTGAACCTTACATAGAAATAGCTGAGCAACTTTCGTCAGCGGATCCGGCTCATGACGTCCTGCATGTTAAGCGAGTATTTAAAAATGGACAAGCGATATTAGAAAAGGAATTGGAAGCGGATGAAGAGGTGGTTCTGACGGCTATTCTTCTTCATGAATTGATTAATTTGCCAAAGGACCACCCTTTTTCCTCACGATCCGGCGATTTGTGTGCAGAACTTGCTGGAGAATTACTTGAGACCCATCAATTTCCTATCGAAAAAAGGGAGGCAGTCCTCACCTGTATTCGTCATCATTCTTTTTCAAAAGGAATAGTTCCAAAGACGATCGAAGAAAAAATTGTGCAGGATGCGGATCGCTTAGATGCGATGGGCGCGATAGGGATTGCGCGTTGTTTTGCAACAAGTGCGGCTATGAAAAGACCCTTTTATCAAGAGAAGGATCCTTTTTCTAAAGACCGCGGGCTAGACGGTAAAGGGTATGCCGTTGATCATTTTTATCAAAAACTTCTTCGGTTAGGTGATGCGATGCATACAGAGGCAGCTAAAGGAATGGCCCAGTCACGACTTGAATTTATGAACCATTATCTTGATCAATTGGATAATGAACTGGGCTGA
- a CDS encoding YfhD family protein, whose protein sequence is MGRQHKTRVNRDGNSTTLPQTPKQLKRPYDQGEELELARELDEVYDLKARQGYSPTEVERKKEKH, encoded by the coding sequence ATGGGCCGCCAGCATAAAACGCGTGTAAATCGTGATGGGAATTCAACCACATTGCCTCAAACGCCGAAACAATTAAAACGCCCGTATGATCAAGGGGAAGAGCTTGAATTGGCTAGAGAGCTGGATGAGGTGTACGATTTAAAGGCGCGGCAAGGCTATTCTCCAACAGAAGTGGAACGAAAAAAAGAGAAGCACTAA